A region of Natribaculum luteum DNA encodes the following proteins:
- a CDS encoding APC family permease: MDHETTNSKFERVLTKRDVFVLAFGAMIGWGWIIQTGYWVNEGGVLGSILAFVLGGVMVSVVGLIYGELASAMPFVGGEHVYSLRALGPIGSFVCTWALVLGYVGVVVFEVVALPSALAYVVPGFNAIELWTVAGQPVYATWVLVGAIGAIVMTFLNYRGVRPAAQFQTILALVIGLAGVTLAIGAVANGQSPSTPPFAGAGMAGVFTVAIMTPFMFVGFDVIPQAAGEADVSPKLLGLLIPASVTLAALFYIAVIWASGQAMPGSELVESSLPAASAMAAIFDSQTIGRIMAIAGIAGILTSWNSFLLGASRAIYALADSGMLPEQLSTLHAEHNTPSSALALIGGLSIFSPLFGEQMLIWIVNAGGFGLVVAWVLVVISFLVLRYREPEMDRPLKLPFGYGFGAIALVLTTFFVGLYLPGAPSALSWPHEWGIILFWVVLGVAMYAISGSSSASTSLEADAEELD; this comes from the coding sequence ATGGATCACGAGACAACGAATAGCAAGTTCGAACGTGTTCTGACGAAGCGTGACGTCTTCGTCCTGGCGTTCGGTGCGATGATCGGATGGGGATGGATCATTCAGACAGGATACTGGGTCAACGAGGGTGGTGTCCTCGGATCGATCCTCGCGTTCGTCCTCGGTGGCGTGATGGTTTCAGTCGTCGGGCTGATTTACGGTGAACTCGCGTCGGCGATGCCGTTCGTCGGCGGCGAACACGTGTACAGCCTCCGGGCTCTTGGCCCCATCGGGTCGTTCGTGTGCACGTGGGCGCTCGTGCTCGGCTACGTCGGCGTCGTCGTCTTCGAGGTCGTCGCGTTGCCGTCGGCACTTGCGTACGTCGTCCCCGGCTTCAACGCCATCGAACTCTGGACGGTCGCCGGCCAGCCGGTCTACGCAACGTGGGTCCTCGTCGGCGCGATCGGTGCCATCGTGATGACGTTCCTCAACTACCGCGGCGTGCGGCCTGCAGCGCAGTTCCAGACGATCCTGGCGCTCGTCATTGGACTGGCGGGCGTCACGCTCGCGATCGGTGCCGTGGCGAACGGACAGTCGCCGTCGACGCCGCCGTTTGCCGGCGCCGGGATGGCGGGCGTGTTCACGGTCGCTATCATGACGCCGTTCATGTTCGTCGGCTTCGACGTCATCCCGCAGGCGGCAGGTGAAGCCGACGTCTCGCCGAAGCTCCTCGGCCTCCTCATTCCGGCGTCGGTCACGCTGGCCGCCCTCTTTTACATCGCCGTCATCTGGGCGTCCGGACAGGCGATGCCCGGTTCGGAACTCGTCGAGAGTTCGCTGCCGGCCGCGTCGGCGATGGCAGCGATCTTCGACAGCCAGACTATCGGCCGCATCATGGCGATCGCTGGCATCGCGGGCATTCTCACGAGCTGGAACTCGTTCCTGCTCGGCGCTAGCCGTGCCATCTACGCGCTCGCCGACTCCGGCATGCTCCCCGAGCAGCTGAGCACGCTCCACGCCGAGCACAACACGCCCTCGAGCGCACTGGCCCTCATCGGCGGCCTCTCGATCTTCTCGCCGCTTTTCGGCGAACAGATGCTGATCTGGATCGTCAACGCGGGCGGGTTCGGCCTCGTCGTCGCGTGGGTGCTCGTCGTCATCTCCTTCCTGGTGCTTCGCTACCGCGAACCGGAGATGGACCGACCGCTCAAACTCCCATTCGGTTACGGGTTCGGTGCCATTGCACTCGTCCTGACGACGTTCTTCGTCGGCCTCTACCTGCCGGGCGCGCCGTCGGCGCTCTCGTGGCCACACGAGTGGGGCATCATCCTCTTCTGGGTCGTCCTCGGCGTCGCGATGTACGCCATCTCCGGCTCGTCGTCGGCGTCCACGTCGCTCGAGGCGGACGCTGAGGAACTCGACTAG
- a CDS encoding BtpA/SgcQ family protein, which produces MILSETFDVDRPVVGMIHLPPLPDSPGFDGDRDAIRERMLADATALADGGVDGVLLENFGDAPFYPDDVPKSTVAEMASLATALTNGVDVPVGINVLRNDASAALSIAAAAGAAFVRVNVHVGAAVTDQGVLEGRAHETLRHRDRLEADVAVLADVHVKHATPMGDVDLERATRETLERGRADGVIVSGRGTGEQTALVDVERVAAVVDGLERSPPVFVGSGVTASAVGDAFDAGADGVIVGTALKRDGETTAPVARERVERFVAAADRSR; this is translated from the coding sequence ATGATTCTCTCCGAGACGTTCGACGTCGATCGACCCGTCGTCGGCATGATTCACCTGCCACCGCTGCCCGACTCCCCGGGATTCGACGGCGACCGCGACGCGATCCGCGAACGGATGCTCGCGGACGCGACCGCCCTCGCCGACGGCGGCGTCGACGGCGTGTTACTCGAGAACTTCGGCGACGCACCGTTCTATCCCGACGACGTGCCGAAATCGACCGTCGCCGAGATGGCGTCGCTGGCGACCGCGCTGACCAACGGGGTGGACGTACCCGTCGGGATCAACGTCCTGCGAAACGACGCGAGCGCGGCGCTGTCGATCGCTGCCGCAGCAGGAGCCGCGTTCGTCCGCGTGAACGTCCACGTCGGGGCGGCCGTCACCGACCAGGGCGTCCTCGAGGGGAGAGCCCACGAGACGCTCAGGCACCGGGACCGACTCGAGGCCGACGTCGCCGTCCTCGCCGACGTCCACGTCAAACACGCGACGCCGATGGGCGACGTCGACCTCGAGCGGGCGACCCGGGAGACCCTCGAGCGTGGCCGTGCGGACGGCGTGATCGTCTCGGGACGTGGAACCGGCGAGCAGACGGCGCTTGTGGACGTCGAACGCGTCGCGGCCGTCGTCGACGGACTCGAGCGCTCCCCGCCCGTCTTCGTCGGCAGCGGCGTGACGGCGTCCGCCGTCGGGGACGCGTTCGACGCCGGGGCCGACGGCGTGATCGTCGGCACTGCGCTCAAACGTGACGGCGAGACGACCGCGCCAGTCGCTCGAGAGCGCGTCGAGCGGTTCGTGGCGGCGGCAGACCGCTCACGGTAG
- a CDS encoding NADH:flavin oxidoreductase/NADH oxidase has product MTALFSTLELRDLVVPNRLAVSPMCQYSCERDGLATEWHRVHLGSRAVGGAGIVMTEATAVEPRGRISAHDLGIWSDEHAEALEPITEFVREQGGVPGIQLAHAGHKASKSRPWEGNEPIQPDDGGWEVRSPSPDAYPFDGDPPAMCEMGRDDVETVIEAFRTAAKRSLEAGFEIAEVHAAHGYLLHEFLSPVTNRREDEYGGSFENRTRIVREVTATVRDVWPDEKPVFVRISGTDWLPERESWTLEQSVRLARDLESLGADLIDVSSGGLHPDQQVPAGPNYQVPLAEKIHDETDLAVGTVGGITEPEQADALVRNDRADLVLVGREFLRDPYFGLRAADDLDGDREWPIQYRRAVQK; this is encoded by the coding sequence ATGACAGCGCTGTTTTCGACGCTCGAGTTGCGCGATCTCGTGGTACCGAATCGACTCGCGGTCTCGCCGATGTGCCAGTACTCCTGTGAACGCGACGGACTGGCGACCGAGTGGCACCGCGTCCACCTCGGCAGTCGCGCCGTCGGCGGTGCGGGGATCGTGATGACCGAGGCGACCGCCGTCGAACCGCGCGGGCGCATCTCGGCGCACGACCTCGGAATCTGGAGCGACGAGCACGCCGAGGCGCTCGAGCCGATCACCGAGTTCGTCCGCGAGCAAGGTGGCGTCCCGGGAATCCAGCTCGCCCACGCGGGTCACAAGGCGAGCAAGAGCCGTCCGTGGGAGGGCAACGAACCGATCCAGCCCGACGACGGCGGCTGGGAGGTCCGCTCGCCGTCGCCCGACGCGTACCCGTTCGACGGCGACCCGCCGGCAATGTGTGAGATGGGCCGCGACGACGTCGAGACGGTGATCGAGGCGTTCCGAACTGCCGCAAAGCGGTCGCTCGAGGCCGGCTTCGAGATCGCGGAGGTCCACGCTGCCCACGGCTACCTGCTCCACGAGTTCCTCTCGCCCGTCACGAACCGCCGCGAGGACGAGTACGGTGGGAGTTTCGAGAACCGAACGCGGATCGTCCGCGAGGTTACGGCGACCGTTCGCGACGTCTGGCCCGACGAGAAACCCGTCTTCGTCCGCATCTCGGGGACCGACTGGCTCCCCGAACGGGAGTCGTGGACGCTCGAGCAGTCCGTCAGGCTCGCCCGCGACCTCGAATCGCTCGGCGCAGACCTGATCGACGTGAGTTCGGGCGGGCTCCACCCCGACCAGCAGGTTCCGGCGGGGCCGAACTACCAGGTGCCGCTGGCCGAGAAGATCCACGACGAGACCGACCTTGCGGTGGGGACCGTCGGCGGCATCACCGAACCCGAACAGGCCGACGCGCTCGTTCGCAACGACCGGGCAGACCTCGTCCTCGTCGGACGGGAGTTCCTCCGCGATCCGTACTTCGGCCTGCGCGCGGCGGACGACCTCGACGGCGACCGCGAGTGGCCGATCCAGTACCGTCGAGCGGTCCAGAAGTGA
- a CDS encoding pyridoxamine 5'-phosphate oxidase family protein has product MDRTGSWTSMSEDEMTAFLRERGHGVLAFGDEDGGYATPMSFGFDADNRQCIFQFVFGSNSTKRAYVEREATATLVVHERPAIDDWRSVVAEGDVEPLSNTSVQRAAAVFADHATVTSFDVFDDPLEETDVEWFEFQIREMNGRQAIDPGTGG; this is encoded by the coding sequence ATGGATCGAACTGGGTCGTGGACGAGTATGTCGGAAGACGAGATGACAGCGTTCCTCCGAGAACGAGGCCACGGCGTCCTCGCGTTCGGTGACGAAGACGGCGGGTACGCCACGCCGATGTCGTTCGGGTTCGACGCCGACAATCGACAGTGTATCTTCCAGTTCGTGTTCGGATCGAACAGTACGAAGCGGGCCTACGTCGAACGCGAAGCCACGGCGACGCTCGTCGTTCACGAACGACCCGCGATCGACGACTGGCGAAGTGTCGTCGCCGAAGGAGACGTCGAACCGCTCTCGAACACCTCGGTACAGCGGGCCGCTGCCGTGTTCGCCGATCACGCGACCGTTACCAGCTTCGACGTGTTCGACGATCCACTCGAGGAAACCGACGTCGAGTGGTTCGAGTTCCAGATTCGGGAGATGAACGGTCGACAGGCGATCGATCCGGGTACCGGCGGCTGA
- a CDS encoding thioredoxin family protein — translation MVLTESESELQEGDAAPAFELPGTDGETYTLESFADGEALLVVFTCNHCPYAKAKFDLLNELADEYDDVAVVGINPNDADEYPEDSFEKMKAYVDDGRIDYDAYLRDESQEVAAEYGAVCTPDPFLFASEDESEDGEFRLVYHGRLDDALNPEDEPTRFHIREAIDAVLAGDDVDLEWKPSQGCSIKWNDAGD, via the coding sequence ATGGTCCTGACGGAGTCCGAATCCGAACTGCAGGAAGGTGACGCCGCACCCGCGTTCGAACTGCCCGGAACCGACGGCGAGACGTACACGCTCGAGTCGTTCGCCGACGGCGAGGCGTTGCTCGTCGTGTTCACGTGCAACCACTGCCCGTACGCGAAGGCGAAGTTCGACCTGCTGAACGAGCTGGCCGACGAGTACGACGACGTCGCAGTGGTCGGTATCAACCCCAACGACGCCGACGAGTACCCTGAGGACTCCTTCGAGAAGATGAAAGCGTACGTCGACGACGGGCGGATCGACTACGACGCTTACCTCCGTGACGAGTCCCAGGAAGTCGCCGCCGAGTACGGGGCCGTCTGTACGCCGGACCCGTTCCTCTTTGCCAGCGAGGACGAGTCGGAAGACGGCGAGTTCCGTCTGGTCTACCACGGCAGACTCGACGACGCGCTCAACCCCGAGGACGAACCGACGCGGTTCCACATTCGGGAGGCTATCGACGCCGTGCTCGCGGGCGACGACGTCGACCTCGAGTGGAAGCCGTCGCAGGGCTGTTCGATCAAGTGGAACGACGCCGGCGACTGA
- a CDS encoding Lrp/AsnC family transcriptional regulator yields the protein MSEREVLELLRENARYSTADIARMTDLEESEVEATIEELEAAGVLRGYQAVVDWDALEDERVRAEVELNVTLDRETSYGDIAERLARFPQVTSLRLVSGDYDFDMEVEGDSIREVSQFISEKVAPVPEITQTVTHYVMTSYKENGIELGDGDDDDRLSVSP from the coding sequence ATGAGCGAACGCGAGGTGCTCGAGTTGCTTCGTGAGAACGCGCGATACTCCACGGCGGACATCGCGCGAATGACCGATCTCGAGGAGTCCGAGGTCGAGGCGACGATCGAGGAACTCGAGGCAGCAGGCGTCCTCCGGGGGTACCAGGCGGTCGTCGACTGGGACGCACTCGAGGACGAGCGCGTCCGTGCCGAGGTCGAACTCAACGTCACGCTCGACCGTGAGACGAGCTACGGCGACATCGCAGAGCGCCTCGCACGGTTCCCCCAGGTGACCTCGCTGCGACTCGTCAGCGGGGACTACGACTTCGACATGGAAGTCGAGGGCGACTCTATCCGCGAGGTGTCGCAGTTCATAAGCGAGAAGGTCGCGCCGGTCCCCGAGATCACCCAGACGGTCACCCACTACGTGATGACCTCCTACAAGGAAAACGGGATCGAGCTCGGCGACGGCGACGACGACGATCGGCTCTCGGTCTCGCCATGA
- a CDS encoding pyridoxal phosphate-dependent aminotransferase, producing MTLEPAQRVQAVPPSGIRRFFEIAEERDDVISLGVGEPDFSTPWAARDAAIHSLEQGRTSYTANRGMRELREAIAGYVADRFDLAYDPDEEIIVTAGASEAVDLAFRAFVDPGDTVAIAQPSYISYEPGVIFAGGEPLPVPTREADDFRLTVEALERAGAADADALVLCYPNNPTGAVMPAEDLAPIADFAREHDLTVFSDEIYAELTYEGEHTSIATFEGMRERTVVFNGFSKAYAMTGLRLGYALAPADAITAMNRVHQYGMLSAPTTAQYAALEALDSCDDDVEEMVGQYDRRRQFVLSRFEEIGMPCFEAKGAFYVFPEVPAGWTAEEFAEELLYEQGVAVVPGDVFGESGTGHLRVSYATGLGDLREALSRIEAFLEERV from the coding sequence ATGACGCTCGAGCCCGCACAGCGCGTGCAGGCGGTGCCACCGTCGGGTATCCGTCGGTTCTTCGAGATCGCCGAAGAGCGCGACGACGTCATCTCGCTGGGCGTCGGCGAACCCGACTTCTCGACGCCGTGGGCCGCCCGCGACGCCGCGATCCACTCCCTCGAGCAGGGCCGAACCTCCTACACGGCGAATCGCGGAATGCGGGAACTCCGGGAGGCGATCGCCGGCTACGTCGCAGATCGGTTCGACCTGGCGTACGATCCCGACGAGGAGATCATCGTGACCGCGGGCGCGAGCGAGGCAGTCGACCTCGCCTTTCGCGCGTTCGTCGACCCCGGCGACACCGTGGCGATCGCCCAGCCGTCGTACATCTCCTACGAGCCGGGCGTGATCTTCGCCGGCGGAGAACCCCTGCCGGTCCCGACCCGCGAGGCCGACGACTTCCGATTGACCGTCGAGGCACTCGAGCGGGCCGGAGCGGCCGACGCCGACGCGCTCGTGCTCTGTTACCCCAACAACCCGACGGGTGCGGTGATGCCCGCGGAAGACCTCGCGCCGATCGCCGACTTCGCCCGCGAGCACGATCTCACCGTCTTCTCGGACGAGATCTACGCCGAACTCACCTACGAGGGCGAGCACACGTCGATCGCGACGTTCGAGGGGATGCGCGAGCGGACGGTCGTCTTCAACGGCTTCTCGAAAGCCTACGCGATGACCGGCCTCCGGCTCGGCTACGCGCTCGCGCCCGCCGACGCGATCACCGCGATGAACCGGGTCCACCAGTACGGCATGTTGAGCGCGCCGACGACCGCCCAGTACGCGGCGCTCGAGGCCCTCGACTCCTGTGACGACGACGTCGAGGAGATGGTCGGTCAGTACGACCGACGTCGGCAGTTCGTCCTCTCGCGGTTCGAGGAGATCGGCATGCCCTGTTTCGAGGCGAAAGGCGCGTTCTACGTCTTCCCCGAGGTGCCGGCGGGCTGGACTGCAGAGGAGTTCGCCGAGGAACTGCTCTACGAACAGGGCGTCGCGGTCGTCCCCGGCGACGTCTTCGGCGAGAGCGGCACCGGCCATCTCCGGGTCTCCTACGCGACCGGACTCGGGGACCTCCGCGAGGCGCTGTCGCGTATCGAGGCGTTCCTCGAGGAGCGCGTCTGA
- a CDS encoding NAD(P)/FAD-dependent oxidoreductase: protein MHVVVVGGGIVGLSSAYSLADRGATVTVCEKGSIGGGSTERAVGGIRAQFSTPVNVDLSLASMRVWESFEETFGTDVGFRQTGYLFLARDEATAKWFRENVAMQNDRGVPSEFLSPAEAVEHCPGLETEQFVGATYSPTDGFADPHLALQAYATAAREAGADVRTKTPVTDLVRDGDRVVGVETDDGHLEADVVVNAAGAWARRVAAMADCSLPIAPKRRQIAVVDPDEPVPETDPLTIDLDTGSYFRPEREGDALVGGHFPGPDPDHDPDGYPTSIDFDWAADALEAAAEWTTYFGPESRVKRGWAGLYAVTPDHHPVVEETVPGLLTAAGFSGHGFQHAPATGKLVTELALEGEASLVDISRLSSDRFETEAARDERNVV from the coding sequence ATGCACGTGGTGGTCGTCGGCGGCGGGATCGTCGGCCTCTCGAGTGCGTACTCGCTTGCCGACCGCGGCGCGACGGTGACCGTCTGCGAGAAGGGATCGATCGGCGGCGGGAGCACCGAACGGGCCGTCGGCGGCATCCGCGCGCAGTTCTCGACGCCGGTCAACGTCGACCTCTCGCTGGCGAGCATGCGCGTCTGGGAGTCCTTCGAGGAGACGTTCGGGACCGACGTCGGCTTCCGGCAGACGGGCTACCTCTTTCTCGCCCGCGACGAGGCGACGGCCAAGTGGTTCCGCGAGAACGTCGCCATGCAGAACGACCGGGGCGTCCCAAGCGAGTTTCTCTCACCCGCCGAAGCGGTCGAGCACTGTCCAGGACTCGAGACCGAGCAGTTCGTCGGCGCGACCTACTCGCCGACGGACGGCTTCGCCGACCCGCACCTCGCCTTACAGGCGTACGCGACGGCGGCGCGCGAGGCGGGTGCGGACGTTCGGACGAAGACGCCGGTGACAGACCTGGTCCGCGACGGAGACCGCGTCGTCGGCGTCGAGACCGACGACGGCCACCTCGAGGCCGACGTGGTCGTCAACGCCGCGGGGGCGTGGGCGCGACGGGTCGCCGCGATGGCCGACTGTTCGCTGCCGATCGCACCGAAACGCCGGCAGATCGCCGTCGTCGATCCCGACGAACCGGTGCCGGAGACCGATCCGCTGACGATCGATCTGGACACCGGGTCGTACTTTCGCCCGGAACGCGAGGGCGACGCACTCGTCGGCGGCCACTTCCCGGGTCCGGACCCGGACCACGATCCGGACGGCTACCCGACTTCGATCGACTTCGACTGGGCCGCCGACGCCCTCGAGGCCGCCGCGGAGTGGACGACCTACTTCGGCCCCGAATCGCGGGTCAAACGCGGCTGGGCGGGCCTCTACGCCGTGACGCCGGACCACCATCCGGTCGTCGAGGAGACGGTGCCGGGACTGCTCACGGCCGCCGGCTTCTCCGGCCACGGCTTCCAGCACGCTCCCGCGACGGGGAAACTCGTCACCGAACTCGCACTCGAGGGCGAGGCGTCGCTGGTGGATATCTCGCGGCTCTCGAGCGATCGGTTCGAGACCGAGGCCGCTCGCGACGAACGAAACGTCGTCTGA
- a CDS encoding NAD(P)/FAD-dependent oxidoreductase, producing MRIVIVGGGIVGTALAARLGEGDDAVALCERSSLGNETTAASAGMFMWERPSPARFGQRLRDRAWSTYGDLLERDAISADRLGILHVAESEGFAATLEEAAETLEEYGVDASFVSPAELSAFGVEPDGFSGGLRTTADHAFEPTELVTAFADRARDRGVDVRTETEVTDVVLADGAVAGVETDDGHLEADVVVNAAGPWAPTLNEWAGVSLPLCHTLGPMLALEGKSTADLPFTLFESRRYVRPVGDARAYVGEFQTDYVEGQRYEPTELRIPDDFRAAALSIDDVVPGLVDHSVVDEWVGLRTVTPDGLPIVGETETPGFYAACGPTGLGITLAPAIADVLAETLEGTVEPTVKSRLSPDRFSG from the coding sequence ATGCGCATCGTCATCGTCGGCGGTGGTATCGTGGGGACGGCACTCGCCGCACGTCTCGGGGAAGGGGACGACGCGGTCGCGCTGTGTGAACGCTCGAGTCTGGGGAACGAAACGACCGCCGCCTCCGCGGGAATGTTCATGTGGGAGCGGCCGTCGCCGGCCCGGTTCGGCCAGCGGCTTCGCGACCGCGCCTGGTCGACGTACGGCGACCTCCTCGAGCGCGACGCGATCAGCGCGGACCGGCTCGGCATCTTGCACGTCGCCGAGAGCGAGGGCTTCGCCGCGACGCTCGAGGAGGCAGCCGAAACGCTCGAGGAGTACGGCGTCGACGCGTCGTTCGTCTCTCCAGCCGAGTTGAGCGCCTTCGGCGTCGAACCCGACGGGTTCTCCGGCGGCTTGCGGACGACGGCCGACCACGCGTTCGAACCGACCGAACTCGTCACCGCCTTCGCCGACCGGGCGCGCGACCGAGGCGTGGACGTTCGAACGGAAACCGAAGTGACCGACGTCGTGCTCGCGGACGGAGCCGTTGCGGGCGTCGAGACCGACGACGGCCACCTCGAGGCAGACGTGGTCGTCAACGCCGCCGGACCGTGGGCACCGACGCTCAACGAGTGGGCGGGCGTGTCGCTCCCACTGTGTCACACGCTCGGCCCGATGCTCGCACTCGAGGGGAAGTCGACGGCCGACCTCCCGTTTACGCTCTTCGAGTCACGACGCTACGTCCGGCCGGTCGGTGACGCGCGGGCGTACGTCGGCGAGTTCCAGACCGACTACGTCGAGGGCCAGCGGTACGAACCGACGGAACTTCGGATTCCCGACGACTTCAGGGCGGCAGCGCTCTCGATCGACGACGTCGTCCCAGGGCTCGTGGATCACTCGGTCGTCGACGAGTGGGTCGGCCTGCGGACGGTGACGCCCGACGGACTCCCGATCGTCGGCGAGACGGAGACGCCGGGCTTTTACGCCGCCTGTGGCCCGACGGGGCTTGGGATCACGCTCGCGCCCGCGATCGCGGACGTCCTCGCGGAGACGCTCGAGGGGACGGTCGAGCCGACGGTCAAGTCACGACTGTCGCCGGATCGGTTCTCGGGGTAG
- a CDS encoding PAS domain-containing protein, giving the protein MGVTPRATAMVDRITDPFFALDTDWRFTYLNDCAEALLERSREQLLGRVMWDEFPETVETQFPDGFYHAMDEQVPVSFEVYHTPLETWFEARAYPSESGLSVYMRDVTDRKERVTKLAQRDAVVEALQDGVVTLDSDNRIASINDTVEDVLEIDREDVIDTHVETLLEQASVAPSDAVAIGQAISEVGMGNAAYRQLEVDFADAAGTERVGEIRMAPIDHGRASIAGIVRDVTEQHEYERVVTSLHEITRWLLRSDDPEEICAIAVHAGSDLLSLPISGIWLLDDEHGYLDPVAGTAGAHEEFGGLPRFHQGEGLVWDVFEDGSTRRFDDLSDVEGTYNPDTRLRSEIVAPIGTHGILVTASLEPDAFDETDTDLLSTLVENTRAALDRADRERVLRERTEQLERQTERLEAIAEVLSDDLKRQLEAVDEALEDDADEWEFPLAEDTVTTTLDRTERLVDDVREFARNAITVGPRVRIDLETAIDAAIEASRLESAAVVVEESATLRADPDRFAHLLETVFDDAAARSDGDLTVQVGLVGLEEPVDGPRGFFLLDDAAEIPPTAHEEVLEPAAADADSDGLGLAVARAIAQAHDWSVSISIGDNGGTRFEVRDVTTLERP; this is encoded by the coding sequence ATGGGCGTGACGCCACGAGCGACGGCGATGGTCGACCGCATCACGGACCCCTTCTTCGCGCTCGACACCGACTGGCGGTTCACCTACCTCAACGACTGCGCGGAGGCCCTCCTCGAGCGCTCGCGCGAACAGTTGCTCGGTCGCGTGATGTGGGACGAGTTCCCCGAGACCGTCGAGACTCAGTTTCCCGACGGCTTCTACCACGCGATGGACGAGCAGGTCCCCGTCTCGTTCGAGGTCTACCACACGCCCCTCGAGACGTGGTTCGAAGCGCGTGCGTACCCCTCCGAGAGCGGACTGTCGGTGTACATGCGCGACGTCACCGACCGGAAAGAACGCGTGACGAAACTCGCCCAGCGCGACGCCGTCGTCGAAGCCCTCCAGGACGGTGTCGTCACGCTCGACAGCGACAACCGTATCGCGTCGATCAACGACACCGTCGAGGACGTCCTCGAGATCGATCGCGAGGACGTGATCGACACGCACGTCGAAACACTCCTCGAGCAGGCGTCGGTCGCACCCTCCGACGCGGTCGCGATCGGCCAGGCCATCAGCGAAGTCGGCATGGGCAACGCCGCCTACCGGCAACTCGAAGTCGACTTCGCCGACGCGGCGGGCACCGAACGGGTCGGCGAGATCAGGATGGCCCCGATCGACCACGGGAGAGCGAGTATCGCGGGTATCGTCCGCGACGTCACCGAGCAACACGAGTACGAACGCGTCGTCACTTCGCTCCACGAGATCACGCGGTGGCTGCTGCGCTCCGACGACCCCGAGGAGATCTGTGCGATCGCCGTTCACGCCGGGAGCGACCTCCTCTCGTTGCCGATCAGCGGGATCTGGCTGCTCGACGACGAGCACGGCTACCTCGATCCCGTCGCCGGCACTGCAGGTGCACACGAAGAGTTCGGCGGCCTCCCGCGATTTCACCAGGGCGAGGGCCTCGTCTGGGACGTCTTCGAGGACGGTTCGACCAGGCGGTTCGACGATCTCTCCGACGTCGAGGGGACCTACAATCCCGACACGAGGCTTCGGTCCGAGATCGTCGCCCCGATCGGTACCCACGGCATCCTCGTGACTGCCTCGCTCGAGCCGGACGCGTTCGACGAGACCGACACGGACCTCCTCTCGACGCTGGTCGAAAACACCCGTGCAGCGCTCGACCGCGCCGACCGCGAGCGCGTGCTCCGCGAACGGACCGAGCAACTCGAGCGCCAGACCGAGCGCCTCGAGGCGATCGCGGAAGTGCTCTCGGACGACCTGAAACGACAGCTCGAGGCCGTCGACGAGGCACTCGAAGACGACGCCGACGAGTGGGAGTTCCCCCTCGCGGAAGATACGGTTACGACGACCCTCGATAGAACCGAACGACTCGTCGACGACGTCCGCGAGTTCGCCCGGAACGCGATCACTGTCGGTCCTCGTGTGCGAATCGACCTCGAGACGGCAATCGACGCCGCCATCGAAGCCTCGCGACTGGAGAGCGCCGCCGTCGTCGTCGAAGAGAGCGCGACGCTCCGGGCCGACCCCGACCGGTTCGCACACCTCCTCGAGACGGTCTTCGACGACGCCGCGGCACGGTCGGACGGCGACCTCACCGTCCAGGTTGGACTCGTCGGCCTCGAGGAACCCGTCGACGGTCCGCGCGGGTTCTTCCTGCTCGACGACGCCGCGGAGATCCCACCGACGGCCCACGAAGAGGTTCTCGAACCGGCTGCAGCAGACGCCGATAGCGACGGACTCGGACTTGCCGTCGCCAGGGCGATCGCACAGGCACACGACTGGTCGGTCTCGATCTCGATCGGCGACAACGGCGGAACGCGATTCGAAGTGCGGGACGTGACCACCCTCGAGCGCCCCTAG